Proteins from a genomic interval of Treponema succinifaciens DSM 2489:
- a CDS encoding tRNA uridine-5-carboxymethylaminomethyl modification enzyme MnmG/GidA, protein MAFYDSFDVAVCGGGHAGIEASLACARMGLKTILITQSIDSIGRMSCNPSIGGIAKGNIVREIDALGGEMGRLIDRSMIQFRMLNKSRGPAVQAPRSQADKIVYSSLARHVVETTENLSTLMDTVVDVLTVASDVPLPKDSSGSLESGSIPGEKRSGSSYTFATQACRSGMRQKIIGVVTERGRIIPCRAAVLTTGTFLGGRIFIGEYDAPCGRLGESGVFGLTESLSRLGFTTGRLKTGTPPRILKHTVDFSRFELQEGDKEILPFSFDDEKIERPMVPCHLVYTNEETHKIIRENINRSPLYSGKISGVGPRYCPSIEDKVMRFAERNRHQLFVEPEGLETDEIYLNGLSSSLPEEVQDAFLRTMPGFENCVVSRPGYAVEYDYVEPTQLFPSLETKRVAGLFNAGQINGTSGYEEAAGQGLVAGINAALYAREHKKLCGPICASDSSFGSSPASSEPGKFMPKPVFNSDELKNFSEISARETEALSKKLKETQKEFGFDSFEKIPSYEPLVLGRDEAYIGVLIDDLVTLGTKEPYRMFTARAEYRLKLRHDTADRRLRKKGFVVGLISKAQFEQMNLKYQKVDEALEFLSKHPDAENPGNFNSLEWTLAQEDFKYRYYIEKQDSRVAKMHRMENARIPADFDYSKIVALSSESRAKLEKIRPLTLGQASRISGIRNSDIMLLMVYLR, encoded by the coding sequence ATGGCTTTTTATGATTCATTCGATGTAGCAGTTTGCGGCGGAGGTCATGCCGGCATAGAGGCTTCCCTTGCTTGCGCCAGAATGGGATTAAAGACAATTTTAATTACGCAGTCGATTGACTCAATTGGAAGAATGAGCTGCAATCCTTCAATCGGCGGAATTGCAAAAGGAAATATTGTCCGGGAAATTGATGCGCTTGGCGGAGAAATGGGAAGGCTGATTGACCGCTCGATGATTCAGTTTAGAATGCTGAACAAAAGCCGCGGTCCTGCAGTTCAAGCTCCTCGTTCCCAAGCCGACAAAATTGTTTATTCATCTCTTGCGCGCCATGTTGTGGAAACTACGGAAAATCTTTCAACATTGATGGACACTGTTGTTGATGTTTTGACTGTAGCCTCGGATGTGCCGTTGCCAAAAGACAGTTCTGGTTCTTTGGAGTCAGGTTCGATTCCAGGAGAAAAACGTTCAGGCTCTTCATACACTTTTGCAACACAAGCTTGCCGCAGCGGAATGAGACAAAAAATTATCGGCGTTGTTACGGAGCGTGGAAGAATTATTCCTTGCCGCGCCGCAGTTCTTACAACGGGAACTTTTTTGGGCGGAAGAATTTTTATCGGAGAATACGATGCTCCCTGTGGACGTTTGGGAGAGTCTGGTGTATTTGGTTTAACAGAAAGTTTGAGCCGTCTTGGATTTACAACAGGCAGATTGAAGACAGGAACTCCTCCGCGGATTTTAAAGCACACAGTTGATTTTTCAAGATTTGAACTTCAGGAAGGCGACAAGGAAATCCTTCCGTTTAGTTTTGATGACGAAAAAATTGAACGCCCTATGGTGCCGTGCCATTTGGTCTATACAAATGAAGAAACTCATAAAATAATCAGAGAAAATATAAACCGCTCGCCTTTGTATTCTGGAAAAATCAGCGGGGTTGGTCCTCGCTATTGTCCGAGCATAGAAGACAAAGTTATGCGTTTTGCTGAACGGAACAGGCATCAGCTTTTTGTTGAGCCAGAAGGACTTGAAACTGATGAGATTTATCTGAATGGATTAAGCTCCAGTTTGCCAGAAGAAGTCCAGGATGCTTTTTTGAGAACTATGCCAGGATTTGAAAATTGTGTTGTAAGCCGTCCGGGGTATGCTGTTGAATATGACTATGTTGAGCCGACACAGCTTTTTCCTTCTCTTGAGACAAAACGTGTTGCTGGTCTTTTTAATGCCGGGCAAATCAATGGAACTTCAGGCTATGAAGAAGCGGCAGGACAGGGACTTGTTGCCGGAATAAATGCCGCGCTTTATGCAAGGGAACATAAAAAATTATGCGGACCGATTTGCGCTTCAGACTCATCATTCGGTTCTTCTCCTGCAAGTTCAGAGCCGGGAAAATTTATGCCCAAACCAGTTTTCAATTCTGATGAGCTTAAAAATTTTTCTGAAATTTCCGCGCGGGAAACAGAAGCCTTGTCCAAAAAATTAAAGGAAACGCAAAAGGAATTTGGCTTTGATTCGTTTGAAAAAATTCCGTCTTACGAGCCGCTTGTTCTTGGACGCGATGAAGCTTACATTGGAGTTCTTATTGATGACCTTGTTACACTTGGAACAAAAGAGCCGTACAGAATGTTTACTGCCCGCGCTGAGTACAGGCTTAAACTTAGGCATGACACTGCTGACAGACGATTGAGGAAAAAAGGCTTTGTTGTAGGACTTATTTCAAAAGCGCAGTTTGAGCAGATGAATTTGAAATATCAGAAAGTTGACGAAGCGCTTGAATTTTTGAGCAAGCATCCGGATGCTGAAAATCCAGGAAACTTTAACAGCCTTGAATGGACTTTGGCGCAAGAAGATTTTAAATACCGCTATTATATTGAAAAGCAGGATTCAAGAGTTGCAAAAATGCATCGTATGGAAAACGCAAGAATCCCGGCTGATTTTGATTATTCAAAAATTGTCGCATTGTCTTCTGAAAGCCGCGCAAAGCTTGAAAAAATCCGGCCGCTGACTTTAGGACAGGCTTCAAGAATAAGCGGAATCAGGAACAGCGACATAATGCTTTTGATGGTTTATCTTCGTTAA